One window of Dehalobacterium formicoaceticum genomic DNA carries:
- a CDS encoding quinate 5-dehydrogenase: MKRVVSVSLGSSKRNHTVQIEILGQMFSIERVGTDGDVKKAMEIIASLDGKVNAIGLGGTDLYIYAGGKRYTFRESLKLKNCAPHTPVVDGSSLKNTLERRVIEYLARGKGWDFTGKKVLLVSGADRFGMAEALQEAGAELILGDLIFGLGIPVPLHSLTSLSKAARLLAPVIVQLPIRFIYPTGAKQEVSLSKFEKFYQEADIIAGDYHFIKRYMPQSLTGKMIITNTVTMDDVAEMRRRNANLLVTTTPEFGGRSFGTNVMEGILVSLAPEKGGELTREDFEDLLDRIHFEPRIIDLQEESRLSS; this comes from the coding sequence ATGAAACGAGTTGTCAGCGTATCCTTAGGATCATCAAAGCGTAATCATACTGTTCAGATAGAAATCTTAGGTCAAATGTTTTCCATTGAACGGGTGGGCACTGACGGAGACGTAAAAAAAGCCATGGAGATAATTGCTTCCCTAGATGGTAAGGTAAATGCTATTGGGTTAGGTGGGACAGACCTTTACATATATGCCGGCGGTAAAAGATACACCTTTCGCGAATCCTTGAAACTAAAAAACTGTGCCCCCCATACACCGGTGGTGGATGGGAGCAGTTTAAAGAACACCTTGGAACGAAGAGTGATTGAGTATTTAGCCCGGGGAAAAGGCTGGGATTTTACGGGGAAAAAAGTGCTTTTAGTCTCGGGAGCGGATCGTTTTGGCATGGCGGAAGCTTTACAGGAGGCTGGGGCGGAATTGATTTTAGGAGATTTGATTTTTGGGCTGGGCATTCCTGTCCCCTTACATTCCTTGACCTCTCTTAGCAAGGCGGCTCGGCTCCTTGCCCCTGTGATTGTTCAATTACCCATCCGCTTTATCTATCCGACAGGTGCTAAACAAGAGGTTTCATTATCTAAGTTTGAGAAGTTTTATCAGGAGGCGGATATTATTGCCGGAGACTATCATTTTATCAAAAGATATATGCCCCAAAGTTTGACGGGAAAGATGATTATCACCAATACGGTGACCATGGATGATGTGGCGGAAATGCGTCGCAGGAATGCGAACTTACTGGTAACCACTACCCCTGAATTTGGAGGGCGTTCCTTCGGAACTAATGTGATGGAAGGAATTTTAGTCTCTCTTGCTCCTGAAAAAGGAGGAGAATTGACCCGGGAGGATTTTGAAGATTTACTGGACCGGATTCATTTTGAACCACGCATCATTGATCTGCAAGAAGAAAGCAGGTTAAGCAGTTGA
- a CDS encoding polysaccharide biosynthesis protein, protein MHDFAFMIHPLDVNDIYRKFPKARIMPDKLIEKAMSLCPPFFVSDITGIKSQYNETGGMFVACPLTARQMVEMPEQTVLNKIIQTGKYAEKMGAKVLGLGAMTSVVGDAGITVAKNLNIPVTTGNSYTVYTALEGMKRAAELVGIKWQQAEIVVIGATGSIGSVCTRILSKECKYLTLVARDEAKLEKLAGKIYYEDGLAVRTSTQIDQVLSQADLVLAVSSAVTEIIDPQKLKTGAVVCDVARPRSISKTVAREREDVLVIEGGLIELPGDVDFHFNFGYPPKLALACMAETILLAMENLFESYTLGRELTIGQVNRIGELAQKHGFKLAGLRSFERPVEEGKIARVRACRMNDLNARAI, encoded by the coding sequence TTGCATGATTTTGCTTTTATGATCCATCCTTTGGATGTTAATGATATCTACCGAAAATTTCCTAAGGCCAGGATCATGCCGGATAAACTAATAGAAAAAGCCATGTCCCTTTGTCCCCCGTTTTTTGTTTCTGATATTACAGGTATTAAGTCCCAATATAACGAAACGGGAGGTATGTTCGTCGCTTGTCCTCTAACTGCCCGGCAAATGGTGGAAATGCCGGAACAGACAGTGCTGAATAAAATAATTCAGACGGGAAAATATGCAGAAAAAATGGGCGCTAAGGTATTAGGCTTGGGGGCGATGACCTCGGTGGTAGGCGATGCCGGTATCACCGTTGCCAAAAATCTCAATATCCCTGTGACCACAGGCAATAGCTATACGGTTTATACTGCCTTGGAAGGGATGAAAAGGGCGGCGGAACTGGTTGGTATCAAGTGGCAGCAGGCAGAGATCGTCGTGATCGGAGCCACGGGATCCATCGGCAGTGTGTGCACACGCATCCTTTCCAAGGAATGTAAATACCTTACCTTGGTGGCCAGAGATGAGGCAAAATTAGAAAAGCTGGCCGGTAAAATCTATTATGAAGACGGACTGGCTGTCCGTACGTCCACCCAAATAGATCAGGTCTTGAGTCAGGCAGATCTTGTTTTAGCGGTATCTTCTGCTGTGACGGAAATCATTGACCCTCAAAAACTTAAAACCGGTGCCGTCGTCTGCGATGTAGCCCGCCCCAGAAGTATTTCTAAAACCGTTGCCCGGGAAAGGGAGGATGTACTGGTTATTGAAGGGGGACTGATTGAGCTTCCCGGGGATGTGGATTTTCATTTTAACTTTGGTTATCCCCCTAAGCTCGCCTTAGCCTGTATGGCGGAAACGATTCTGTTAGCCATGGAAAACCTGTTTGAATCATATACTCTGGGTCGGGAATTGACGATTGGCCAGGTAAACAGGATCGGAGAGCTGGCCCAAAAGCATGGTTTTAAGCTGGCCGGCTTGCGCAGTTTTGAACGACCGGTGGAAGAGGGGAAAATAGCTCGCGTGCGGGCTTGCCGCATGAATGATCTCAATGCTCGAGCTATTTAG
- the greA gene encoding transcription elongation factor GreA encodes MPNKEVILTVEGLKKLEDELEQLKSVRRREVALRIKQAIEFGDISENSEYEDAKNEQAFIEGTIMNLEKKLRNARVIDANDVDVATVSVGATVQIEEVDSGDKLEYSIVGSVEADPVKNKISNESPVGKALLGHSVGDIVAIDVPIGVIKYRVLNISK; translated from the coding sequence ATGCCTAATAAAGAAGTCATTTTAACCGTTGAGGGCTTGAAGAAATTAGAAGATGAACTGGAGCAATTAAAATCTGTGCGCCGCAGAGAAGTGGCCCTTCGTATTAAGCAGGCGATTGAGTTTGGCGATATCAGCGAGAATTCGGAGTATGAGGATGCCAAAAACGAGCAAGCCTTTATTGAAGGCACGATTATGAACCTGGAAAAGAAATTGCGCAATGCCCGGGTGATTGATGCCAATGATGTGGATGTGGCTACTGTATCTGTAGGCGCAACCGTGCAGATTGAAGAGGTGGATTCCGGAGATAAACTGGAATATTCCATTGTGGGCTCAGTGGAAGCTGATCCTGTAAAAAACAAGATTTCTAATGAATCTCCGGTAGGAAAGGCCTTGCTGGGCCATAGTGTCGGCGACATTGTTGCTATTGATGTTCCCATTGGGGTGATTAAATATCGGGTTTTGAATATCAGCAAGTGA
- the lysS gene encoding lysine--tRNA ligase, translated as MDLELNEQMRVRIGKMNDLKELGVDPFGTKYERTSTSNQIITNFEAMEHQQVRIAGRILAIRGHGKVSFAELSDNDGKIQIYIRRDDVGEEQFQVFQKLDIGDIIGVEGKVFRTKRGEISVALEKLTLLSKSLRPLPEKWHGLKDVELRYRQRYVDLIVNPEVKRVFELRSKIIRAMRRYLDEKGFLEVETPTLHNIPGGATARPFITHHNALDLELYMRIALELHLKRLIVGGMEKVYEIGRVFRNEGISIRHNPEFTLMELYQAYADYDDMMEITENMIAHIAQEVLGTTKITYQGEEIDLTPPWPRLPMLAAISKYAGIDFTTIQSDEEARAAAEKLGIHVEKDATRGKVIEAVFEEKVESHLVQPTFIIDFPVEISPLAKRKSDDPSLTYRFEVFIYARELANAFSELNDPLDQLGRFQEQMKMRDAGDDEAQMLDEDFIRALEYGMPPTGGLGIGVDRLVMFLTDSSSIRDVILFPTLRPRD; from the coding sequence TTGGATTTAGAATTAAATGAACAGATGCGGGTGCGCATCGGGAAAATGAATGATTTGAAGGAGTTAGGAGTCGATCCATTCGGCACAAAATATGAACGGACCAGTACCTCCAATCAAATCATCACTAATTTCGAAGCAATGGAGCATCAGCAGGTTCGCATTGCCGGCCGTATTTTGGCAATTCGCGGCCACGGCAAGGTTAGTTTTGCCGAGCTATCTGACAATGACGGTAAAATACAAATTTATATCCGCCGGGATGATGTGGGGGAAGAACAATTCCAGGTTTTCCAAAAGCTTGATATTGGTGATATTATTGGCGTGGAAGGGAAGGTTTTTCGCACCAAGCGGGGGGAAATTTCTGTTGCTCTTGAGAAATTAACCCTTTTAAGTAAAAGTCTGCGCCCCCTGCCGGAAAAATGGCATGGGTTAAAGGATGTGGAACTGCGTTATCGGCAGCGCTATGTGGATTTAATCGTTAATCCCGAAGTAAAAAGAGTTTTTGAATTACGCAGCAAGATTATTCGTGCTATGCGCCGCTACTTGGATGAAAAAGGATTTTTGGAAGTAGAAACGCCTACTTTACATAATATACCGGGTGGAGCGACTGCTCGTCCTTTTATTACCCATCATAATGCCTTAGATCTGGAATTATATATGAGGATTGCCCTAGAGCTGCATTTAAAACGGCTGATTGTCGGCGGCATGGAAAAAGTATATGAAATCGGTCGTGTTTTTAGAAATGAAGGGATCTCTATCCGTCACAATCCTGAGTTTACCCTGATGGAGCTATATCAGGCTTACGCGGACTATGATGATATGATGGAAATCACAGAAAATATGATTGCTCATATTGCCCAGGAAGTTCTGGGCACTACCAAAATCACTTATCAAGGGGAAGAGATTGATTTAACGCCCCCCTGGCCCCGCTTGCCCATGCTGGCTGCCATTTCGAAGTATGCCGGTATCGATTTCACTACAATTCAAAGTGATGAAGAAGCCCGGGCAGCAGCAGAAAAACTTGGAATCCATGTAGAAAAAGATGCAACCAGAGGGAAGGTTATCGAGGCTGTTTTTGAAGAAAAGGTTGAAAGCCATCTGGTGCAGCCGACTTTTATCATTGATTTTCCTGTGGAGATATCTCCTTTGGCTAAACGGAAGAGTGATGATCCCAGTTTAACCTATCGTTTTGAGGTATTTATTTATGCCCGGGAACTTGCCAATGCATTCTCCGAATTAAATGATCCACTAGATCAACTGGGGCGTTTTCAGGAGCAGATGAAAATGAGGGATGCCGGCGATGATGAGGCCCAGATGTTGGATGAAGATTTTATTCGGGCCTTGGAATATGGGATGCCGCCCACGGGAGGACTGGGCATAGGCGTCGATCGTTTGGTTATGTTTTTAACGGATTCATCTTCGATTCGGGATGTGATCCTGTTCCCCACACTGCGTCCGCGGGATTAG
- the purC gene encoding phosphoribosylaminoimidazolesuccinocarboxamide synthase, which translates to MSTVYKSVDGYPLKASCDEHLFQFRLTAWQHEPHSIEIMKGKQLMPRVVGLNEKELETLDILSMRGNKIMSDILYEGKSKIIYRGPNNESLIIRYKDTATAFNGEKKAELSGKGKLNAAISSLIYGYLAEHGVETHLIEVIDDATALVKKAEIVMIEVIVRNVAAGSFSKKYGVPEGTALKNTVIEFSLKSDELGDPMINESQITAIGLATEEELKEMTRQAFRINELLCALFAKTGIRLIDFKLEFGRYDGKLILCDEISPDSCRLWDIDTDKKLDKDRFRRDLGDVLDSYQDVLRRLQNVR; encoded by the coding sequence TTGTCGACGGTTTATAAATCGGTGGATGGCTACCCTCTAAAGGCGTCATGTGATGAGCACCTTTTTCAATTTCGGCTGACTGCTTGGCAGCATGAACCTCATTCGATTGAAATCATGAAAGGAAAACAGCTCATGCCCAGGGTCGTGGGCTTAAATGAAAAAGAGCTTGAAACTTTGGACATATTAAGTATGCGGGGGAATAAAATTATGAGTGATATCTTGTATGAGGGTAAATCAAAAATTATCTACCGCGGGCCGAATAACGAAAGCCTGATCATCCGTTATAAGGACACCGCCACTGCTTTTAATGGTGAAAAAAAGGCGGAGCTTTCGGGCAAGGGTAAGCTGAACGCCGCAATCTCAAGCTTGATTTACGGCTATCTTGCGGAACATGGCGTCGAAACGCATTTGATTGAAGTTATTGACGATGCTACCGCACTCGTGAAAAAAGCGGAGATCGTTATGATTGAGGTTATTGTCAGAAACGTCGCGGCCGGAAGCTTCTCCAAAAAGTACGGTGTCCCGGAGGGAACAGCTCTTAAAAACACAGTGATCGAGTTCAGTTTAAAGAGTGATGAACTTGGTGACCCCATGATAAACGAAAGCCAGATTACCGCTATCGGGCTCGCGACCGAGGAGGAACTCAAGGAAATGACCCGGCAGGCCTTTCGGATTAATGAACTATTGTGCGCATTATTTGCGAAAACCGGTATCAGGCTGATAGATTTCAAACTGGAATTTGGCAGGTATGACGGGAAGCTCATTCTCTGCGACGAGATATCACCCGACTCCTGTCGGCTCTGGGATATTGATACGGATAAAAAACTCGACAAAGACCGCTTTCGGCGGGACTTGGGAGATGTGCTTGACAGTTATCAAGATGTACTCAGGAGGCTTCAAAATGTCCGATAA
- the glmS gene encoding glutamine--fructose-6-phosphate transaminase (isomerizing), translating to MCGIIGYVGSENAVPIIVEGLKKLEYRGYDSAGIAIYGTDGFNVVKQKGRLAALESRLDGCPIAGTMGIGHTRWATHGEPSDINSHPHVGSQSKIAVVHNGIIENYKQLKLRLERKGIPFASQTDSEVIAQLAEYYYNGDLLDTVIRVSGALEGSYALGIMCLDEPDTLIAVKKDNPLIIGVSDHGHFIASDVPAVLKHTNKVYYLNDKEIAVLQKGCVQFFNLDKEPLQKQLETITWSFDSAEKGGYPHFMLKEIMEQPKVLKDTIQSAINNGDNKKVIDNLDITRFNKIVITACGSAYNAGVVAKYVFERLCRILVEVELASEFRYKDAIIDEKTLVILISQSGETADTIAAMREAKVKGAVTLSIVNVVGSTIAKEADFCIYTAAGPEIAVATTKAFSAQLVLLYILAVGFAVKLGKISGEQEQELLSQIAALPAKLSALLTQVDMIQKYASTCVGYKSIFFIGRNIDYAIALEGSLKLKEISYIHSEAYAGGELKHGTISLIEENTLVVAISNCKQLFGKIMSNVEQVISRGAKVLLIGNCLDVEQNDKLSSISLPESNELFSPSLSVIVLQLFSYYVAANKGLDIDKPRNLAKSVTVE from the coding sequence ATGTGCGGTATTATCGGTTATGTAGGTAGTGAGAACGCTGTTCCCATTATTGTCGAGGGACTGAAGAAGCTGGAATATCGGGGATATGATTCGGCAGGTATCGCGATTTATGGTACAGACGGTTTTAATGTGGTAAAGCAAAAGGGGCGTCTTGCAGCGCTGGAGTCACGCCTTGATGGCTGCCCGATTGCCGGAACCATGGGCATCGGACATACCCGGTGGGCTACCCATGGAGAGCCGTCGGACATAAACTCTCATCCTCATGTGGGAAGCCAGAGTAAAATCGCCGTCGTTCATAACGGTATCATAGAAAATTATAAGCAGTTAAAGCTGCGCTTGGAGCGAAAAGGCATACCCTTTGCTTCGCAAACCGACAGCGAGGTCATCGCACAGCTTGCCGAGTATTACTATAACGGCGATTTGCTGGATACGGTCATCCGGGTTTCCGGTGCGTTGGAAGGTTCTTACGCCCTAGGTATCATGTGCCTTGATGAACCTGATACGCTCATTGCGGTCAAAAAAGACAATCCTCTGATTATCGGCGTATCCGATCACGGGCATTTCATTGCCTCTGATGTGCCCGCTGTATTGAAGCATACCAACAAGGTCTATTATCTTAACGATAAAGAAATAGCCGTGCTGCAAAAGGGATGTGTACAGTTTTTCAATCTTGACAAAGAGCCCCTCCAAAAACAGCTGGAAACCATAACATGGAGCTTTGACAGTGCGGAAAAAGGCGGATATCCCCATTTTATGCTGAAAGAAATCATGGAACAGCCCAAGGTTTTAAAAGACACCATCCAATCGGCCATAAATAACGGTGATAATAAAAAGGTAATTGACAATCTTGATATTACACGTTTTAACAAGATCGTGATCACGGCCTGCGGATCGGCATATAATGCCGGCGTGGTGGCGAAATATGTGTTTGAGCGGCTGTGCAGGATCTTGGTTGAGGTTGAGCTTGCCAGTGAGTTCCGGTATAAGGACGCTATTATAGATGAAAAAACACTTGTCATTTTAATCAGTCAGTCGGGTGAGACTGCTGATACCATCGCGGCGATGCGTGAGGCGAAAGTCAAAGGCGCGGTCACTTTATCGATTGTCAACGTTGTCGGCAGTACCATCGCCAAGGAGGCGGACTTTTGTATCTACACAGCCGCCGGACCCGAGATTGCTGTGGCGACGACTAAGGCTTTTTCCGCGCAGCTTGTGTTATTGTATATTTTGGCTGTGGGGTTTGCCGTTAAATTGGGAAAAATATCGGGAGAACAGGAACAGGAGTTGCTGTCGCAAATCGCTGCACTGCCGGCAAAGTTGTCGGCGTTGCTCACGCAGGTCGACATGATCCAAAAATACGCTTCCACATGCGTCGGATACAAAAGCATTTTCTTCATCGGCAGGAATATCGATTACGCCATCGCCTTAGAGGGTTCACTCAAGCTTAAGGAGATATCCTATATTCACTCCGAAGCATATGCGGGGGGTGAATTGAAGCACGGTACCATCTCTCTTATCGAGGAGAATACACTGGTGGTTGCAATTTCAAACTGCAAGCAGTTATTCGGCAAGATTATGAGCAATGTGGAACAAGTGATCAGCCGGGGTGCCAAGGTGCTGCTGATCGGTAACTGCTTAGACGTGGAACAAAACGACAAATTGTCGTCGATCAGTTTACCTGAAAGCAACGAATTGTTCTCGCCGTCCTTGTCCGTTATTGTTTTACAACTATTCAGTTACTATGTAGCTGCAAATAAGGGCCTTGACATCGATAAACCCCGCAATTTAGCCAAAAGTGTCACAGTAGAATAG